The DNA window CCGACTTCATCCCGTAATGCTCTTTCAGCTTATTGGCTTCAATCACTCGGTCGGCGATACTGCGACTCTTCAGAATTCTGGCATAGATGTCGGTGGGAGTCGCCCGCACCGGAAGCGCCAGTCCCGATGTGATTGAGACATAATCCTGAATTCCGGCCCCCTGTCCCAGTTTCAATTGCTCGTCCTTGGGCGGCAACAGAAGCACCCGCGCCCGGTAATATTTCGGCAGAATAAAAGCCGTCACAGCTGACAGAATCGTAACGGTAAGAACAAAAATTACGATGAACTTTATCCGCAGCGCGATGATTTCGAGCAATCGCCAGAGGTTGAACTGGTTTTCATCCATACTATTCAGTCCGCCATATTGTCGATAGCCAGATAGACAACGCCCGCAGCCCCGGCAATAAGGGCGACATCCTTGAGCAGGTCGAGGAAACCTTTGCGCTGCGATTTAAGCGGTACCACCACGGCATCACCGTCATAAACAAAAGCTGCCGAGCCATTCAGGCTTCTCGCTCCGGAAACAGCGCGGACAATTTCCACCCGGCCGCGGTCTGCGCCCGGTGAGTAGCCGCCGGCCCGCCTGATGATATCCTTTACCGATACCCGGCTCTCCTTCAGGGTCAGCATCCCCGGATTGGCGACATATCCCAAAACGGCTACTTTTTCTGTCCTGGTCGGAATTACTATAGAATCACCCGGCACGATATCAACCTTCCCCAGATTTTCCGGGTAGTATTGACAGAGGTCCACCGCCACCGGAAGATTATGTGAGCCTGGCGGGACATTGTAATACATTTCATCTTTCAGTCGCGATGCGAAAACGACGTCGTTTCTTATGCTCCCTTTTCTGAATATGGCGCCGGAGCATACCGCCGCCTCAGGGGTGACACCGCCGGCTCTGACCAGGGCGGCATCTAAACCGATAGCCTCCTTCAAAGGATAACGTCCGGGAGAATGAACTTCGCCGGTTATCGAGAAATATCCCCCCTCATCTTCGACCGCTTTTCTTCCCACGACTATCTTGTCGCCCGGCTTCAAGAGAAATTCTGCCGCCGCGATATTGAGACGCAACTCCTGGTCGCCGCGGAAAATTAAAACAGAATCATTCTGCTGTCCGGTCACGCCGTGCGCAATTTCCAGCAATCCTCCCAGGTTATCACCCTGGCGATACTCAAAACCTCCCGCTTTTACGACTTCACCGGAAATGTGTATGAAAGCGGAGGAATCCATTATCTGCGGCACGAAAATGCGGTAACCGGAAAAGAGGTAGGGATTGGCATTCATATCTCCTACCCGTTCGTAGCGGAGTAAGTCAACCAGATACTCCCGTACACCGCCGTTGAGAGTGATAT is part of the Candidatus Zixiibacteriota bacterium genome and encodes:
- a CDS encoding Wzz/FepE/Etk N-terminal domain-containing protein, with amino-acid sequence MDENQFNLWRLLEIIALRIKFIVIFVLTVTILSAVTAFILPKYYRARVLLLPPKDEQLKLGQGAGIQDYVSITSGLALPVRATPTDIYARILKSRSIADRVIEANKLKEHYGMKSVVDVLSRLEDRSDFRVTDEGLLEISFSDRNPQKAA
- a CDS encoding SLBB domain-containing protein encodes the protein MRTEHVGNGSRGRLKIPTRIFFLVSLIAILAIAAQAQEGSLSSVVDPDEYIVGPGDRFRVDFWDGTSPTIEVTVSPEGFLLLTGIGRADVGNLILSEARARLRELISKYYPDVAYSITLVGIRSIKVLVSGAVKAPGMYEFIGTQRVSEALEKAGGILEGGSIRNITLNGGVREYLVDLLRYERVGDMNANPYLFSGYRIFVPQIMDSSAFIHISGEVVKAGGFEYRQGDNLGGLLEIAHGVTGQQNDSVLIFRGDQELRLNIAAAEFLLKPGDKIVVGRKAVEDEGGYFSITGEVHSPGRYPLKEAIGLDAALVRAGGVTPEAAVCSGAIFRKGSIRNDVVFASRLKDEMYYNVPPGSHNLPVAVDLCQYYPENLGKVDIVPGDSIVIPTRTEKVAVLGYVANPGMLTLKESRVSVKDIIRRAGGYSPGADRGRVEIVRAVSGARSLNGSAAFVYDGDAVVVPLKSQRKGFLDLLKDVALIAGAAGVVYLAIDNMAD